A window from Musa acuminata AAA Group cultivar baxijiao chromosome BXJ3-10, Cavendish_Baxijiao_AAA, whole genome shotgun sequence encodes these proteins:
- the LOC135651975 gene encoding vacuolar protein sorting-associated protein 28 homolog 1-like — protein MEEVRLWRDKREREMYDNFADLYAIVKTTDKLEKAYVRDLVSSAEYEAECLKLIAQFRTLHSALHGAVPSLDRFAEVYRLDAPAALNRLLVSGVPATVEHRAAASSSSSASAAAVAECVQNFITAMDSVKLNMVAVDQVHPLLSDLSTSLAKLGTGLLPPDFEGRVKVRDWLSRLAKMGAADELTEQQARQFHFDLESSYNAFMAALPNADS, from the coding sequence atggaggagGTGAGGCTGTGGCGGGACAAGCGGGAGAGGGAGATGTACGACAACTTCGCCGACCTCTACGCCATCGTCAAGACCACGGACAAGCTGGAGAAGGCGTACGTCCGAGACCTCGTCTCCTCCGCCGAGTACGAGGCGGAGTGCCTCAAACTAATCGCCCAGTTTCGCACCCTCCATTCCGCCCTCCACGGCGCCGTCCCCTCCCTCGATCGCTTCGCCGAGGTCTACCGCCTCGACGCCCCTGCTGCCCTCAACCGCCTCCTTGTTTCCGGCGTCCCCGCAACCGTCGAGCACCGCGCCGCTGCATCCTCTTCCTCGTCCGCCTCTGCCGCCGCCGTTGCCGAATGCGTGCAGAACTTCATCACCGCCATGGACTCCGTCAAGCTCAACATGGTGGCCGTCGACCAGGTGCACCCCCTCCTCTCCGACCTATCCACGTCCCTAGCCAAGCTTGGGACCGGTCTCCTCCCCCCGGACTTTGAGGGCCGCGTCAAGGTTCGTGATTGGCTCTCTCGCCTCGCTAAGATGGGCGCCGCCGACGAGCTCACCGAGCAGCAGGCCCGCCAGTTCCACTTCGACCTCGAGTCCTCTTACAACGCCTTCATGGCCGCTCTCCCCAACGCCGACTCTTGA